The following proteins come from a genomic window of Herpetosiphon gulosus:
- a CDS encoding ammonium transporter → MFRRRRWIVPAAVASLAIPTATFAQEAAPVATETITTQIDIIWLLIAAVLVFFMQAGFALVESGFTRSKNAANILMKNLMDFCVGTVLFFAIGFGLMYGASAGGFIGTDNFFLSNFSPATGSGKDWVGFFFQLVFAATAATIVSGAVAERFKFISYLIYSAIICGIVYPISGHWQWGGGWLFELGFIDFAGSTIVHSVGGWAALAGTILLGPRLGKFNKDGSSNVIPGHSLTLGVLGVFILWVGWFGFNPGSTLSGMNESIGYIAVTTNMAAAVGALSALIINWLITGHPDTSVAANGALAGLVAITAGCANVTPVGALFIGLLGGIIFVYGSIFLEKVLKLDDPVGAIPVHCFNGIFGTLAVGLFASPAVGGLTGMGDAAGLFYGGGLGLLGTQAIGVLAVGAWAFTTMFIVFYVLKKTLGIRVSEQEEIEGLDISEHDTVSYPEFGTPVAGVAGARSMMPELSSTK, encoded by the coding sequence ATGTTTCGACGACGACGCTGGATTGTACCCGCAGCAGTTGCTTCGCTAGCAATACCCACTGCAACCTTTGCCCAAGAAGCCGCACCGGTAGCAACCGAAACAATCACCACCCAAATTGATATTATTTGGTTGTTGATTGCAGCGGTCTTGGTCTTTTTCATGCAGGCAGGCTTTGCCTTGGTGGAAAGTGGCTTTACTCGTTCTAAGAATGCAGCCAACATCTTGATGAAAAACTTGATGGATTTTTGTGTTGGCACGGTGTTGTTCTTTGCAATTGGCTTTGGCTTGATGTATGGTGCATCAGCAGGTGGCTTCATCGGCACCGACAACTTCTTCCTCAGCAACTTTAGCCCAGCAACTGGCAGCGGCAAAGATTGGGTTGGTTTCTTCTTCCAATTGGTGTTTGCCGCCACCGCCGCCACAATTGTGTCGGGCGCGGTCGCCGAACGCTTCAAATTTATCTCTTACCTGATTTACAGCGCCATCATCTGTGGCATTGTCTACCCAATTTCGGGTCACTGGCAATGGGGTGGCGGTTGGTTGTTTGAGCTTGGTTTTATCGACTTTGCTGGCTCGACAATTGTGCATAGCGTTGGTGGCTGGGCTGCCTTAGCAGGTACGATTTTGCTTGGGCCACGCTTAGGTAAATTCAACAAAGATGGATCAAGCAACGTTATTCCAGGCCACAGTTTGACCCTTGGCGTGCTTGGGGTCTTTATTCTGTGGGTTGGCTGGTTTGGCTTCAACCCAGGTAGCACCCTCTCGGGCATGAACGAAAGCATTGGCTATATCGCCGTCACTACCAACATGGCCGCCGCCGTTGGCGCACTCTCAGCCTTGATCATCAACTGGTTGATCACTGGTCACCCTGATACGAGCGTTGCTGCCAACGGTGCATTGGCTGGTTTGGTCGCGATTACCGCAGGCTGTGCCAATGTTACCCCAGTTGGTGCATTGTTCATCGGCTTGCTCGGCGGGATCATCTTCGTCTATGGTTCGATCTTCCTTGAAAAAGTCTTGAAACTCGATGACCCAGTTGGTGCAATTCCGGTTCACTGTTTCAATGGGATTTTCGGAACCTTGGCAGTAGGCTTGTTTGCTAGCCCCGCTGTTGGTGGCTTGACTGGCATGGGCGATGCTGCTGGCTTGTTCTATGGCGGTGGTTTGGGTCTGCTTGGCACGCAAGCGATTGGGGTTTTGGCAGTTGGCGCTTGGGCCTTCACAACCATGTTCATCGTTTTCTATGTGCTGAAAAAGACCTTGGGCATTCGGGTTTCCGAGCAAGAAGAAATCGAAGGCTTGGATATTTCCGAGCACGACACGGTTTCGTACCCAGAGTTTGGCACGCCTGTTGCTGGCGTAGCTGGTGCTCGCTCAATGATGCCGGAACTTTCTTCAACCAAATAA
- a CDS encoding DUF1697 domain-containing protein: MSTIAFLRAINITNHFVKMEDLRAVLLAHGFTNVQTYIQSGNVVFDDPTQSYAEAEHLIATQLEARFGFAVATFLRSAAELAELEQACPFTPSEIDPQAAIYVTFVQHELDAEAQARLDQYQSELDTFRITGRHVWWLRHKQRGESKFSGAKLERALKQAGTARNITTIRAMIAKYGFTK; encoded by the coding sequence ATGAGCACCATTGCCTTTTTACGCGCAATCAACATTACCAACCACTTTGTGAAAATGGAAGATTTACGGGCTGTTTTGCTGGCCCATGGTTTTACCAATGTTCAGACCTATATTCAATCGGGCAATGTGGTTTTTGATGATCCAACCCAAAGCTATGCCGAGGCCGAGCACTTGATTGCAACCCAACTTGAGGCCCGTTTTGGCTTTGCAGTCGCAACATTTCTGCGTTCTGCCGCCGAATTGGCCGAGCTTGAACAAGCTTGCCCATTTACGCCAAGCGAGATCGATCCGCAAGCAGCGATCTATGTGACCTTTGTGCAGCACGAACTAGATGCCGAAGCCCAGGCGCGGCTAGACCAGTATCAAAGTGAGTTGGATACATTTCGGATCACAGGGCGACATGTTTGGTGGTTGCGGCATAAACAACGGGGGGAAAGCAAGTTTAGTGGGGCAAAATTGGAGCGGGCGCTCAAACAGGCCGGAACTGCCCGTAATATCACCACCATTCGCGCGATGATCGCCAAATATGGGTTTACCAAGTAG
- a CDS encoding bacterial transcriptional activator domain-containing protein, with protein MQQVVRVFHQLLPDFVDHVSEQIVANHVPVYASLPQQHVKMALYNAIHSIEIDLAQGTTSTYADYWREVAVQRAQQGISPVHSMLVTHLSTNVMTQFLKQALDREPEALAWWLERTHTIISLGMLVMTEARINALQELGQLGSEPASSGIIIHEQPNLILPPSRWQAPQVLHLQAFGQMRAWRGSSEVLNWGRKSAIALLGILITQRGQWIQREQICDLFWPDLAPNQAEAQFKVALNALTAVLEPERPTRQASSYIQRRNTAYRLAFDTAPIQLDVLRFEQLLQRANQASKPPEAINYYRQALNLYAGDFLGDCLYSDWANAVREQLRNNFVQAACQLAQLLLAEQQPNEALDWAEAALQADPYQESAYQASFMAYAQLGNRVQLQRSYQRCQQVLEHDLGLAPMPATKASYQRAEQTLHQL; from the coding sequence ATGCAACAGGTAGTACGTGTTTTTCATCAACTCTTGCCCGATTTTGTTGATCATGTGTCCGAGCAAATTGTTGCTAACCATGTGCCTGTGTATGCCAGCTTGCCGCAGCAGCATGTTAAAATGGCGCTCTACAATGCCATTCATTCAATTGAAATTGATCTAGCCCAAGGCACAACCTCGACCTATGCCGATTATTGGCGTGAGGTGGCGGTGCAACGTGCCCAACAAGGCATCTCACCAGTTCACAGTATGCTCGTCACCCACCTTTCAACCAACGTGATGACCCAATTTTTAAAGCAGGCCTTGGATCGCGAGCCAGAGGCTTTGGCATGGTGGCTCGAACGGACTCACACAATTATTTCGCTAGGCATGTTGGTGATGACCGAAGCGCGAATTAATGCCTTGCAAGAGCTTGGGCAACTAGGCAGTGAGCCAGCCAGCAGCGGCATTATCATCCACGAACAACCTAACTTAATTTTGCCACCCAGCCGTTGGCAAGCCCCGCAGGTGCTGCATTTGCAAGCCTTTGGCCAAATGCGGGCCTGGCGTGGCTCAAGCGAGGTGCTCAATTGGGGCCGCAAGTCGGCAATTGCCTTGCTCGGTATCTTAATTACCCAGCGTGGCCAATGGATTCAGCGTGAGCAAATTTGCGATCTATTCTGGCCTGATTTAGCGCCAAATCAAGCCGAAGCCCAATTTAAAGTTGCCTTGAATGCGCTAACCGCTGTGTTAGAGCCAGAACGCCCGACCCGCCAAGCTTCAAGCTACATTCAACGCCGCAATACTGCCTATCGTTTGGCGTTTGATACTGCGCCAATTCAGCTCGATGTGCTGCGCTTTGAGCAATTGCTGCAACGTGCCAACCAAGCTAGCAAGCCACCAGAAGCAATTAATTACTATCGCCAAGCACTCAATTTATATGCTGGCGATTTTTTGGGCGATTGTTTGTATAGCGATTGGGCCAATGCTGTGCGTGAGCAATTGCGCAATAATTTTGTCCAAGCTGCCTGCCAATTAGCCCAATTATTGTTGGCTGAACAGCAACCAAACGAGGCCTTGGATTGGGCCGAAGCCGCTTTGCAGGCTGATCCCTATCAAGAAAGCGCCTATCAAGCGAGTTTTATGGCCTATGCCCAACTTGGCAATCGGGTGCAATTGCAACGCAGCTATCAACGTTGCCAACAAGTGCTTGAACACGATTTGGGCTTAGCGCCAATGCCCGCCACCAAAGCTAGCTACCAACGAGCCGAACAAACGCTGCATCAACTGTAA
- a CDS encoding substrate-binding domain-containing protein, whose protein sequence is MKRLISMLVILVTAIQLLAACSSGTGVEPTAATNPTSDSAQATQAPPATTAPAATTESTEPTAAATSDSAAATGKPIKIGLITDQSKALSLYGTQEINGFMLGLEYATNGTMQVAGRPIEVIVKDDENNPERARQLARELIEKDGVELLQCCASTSSALTVIEIAKENNIIAMIDPAAGPQITGSNFNRFVFRTGRNTLQDALTAGPYMVENVGKEFVQLAPDTDFGKGSAASWRSIIEANGGTFVSDDVFIPADTTDFTPYLQKLLDAADEKQAKVLMVTWAGANFPRLFQQMQEQGVLDKLTLATGFGDNVTMPMVYADAVGSVGMIAYHYTLPKNEVNDWLVEQHKAKYGSYPDLFTAGGMASGIATVRGLEATKGDTNADALIAALEGMSFEGPKGTYTFRKEDHQALQPMYMVKLISITDPDAKFFELLQERSAEQTAPPVMVTE, encoded by the coding sequence ATGAAGCGTTTGATTTCGATGTTGGTAATTCTGGTTACTGCAATTCAGCTGTTGGCTGCTTGTAGCAGTGGCACTGGAGTTGAACCAACTGCCGCCACCAATCCAACCAGCGATTCGGCCCAAGCCACCCAAGCTCCTCCCGCGACGACCGCGCCTGCCGCAACGACAGAAAGCACCGAACCAACCGCCGCGGCAACCAGCGATAGCGCTGCCGCGACTGGCAAGCCAATCAAAATTGGCCTGATCACCGATCAATCCAAGGCTTTATCGTTGTATGGAACCCAAGAAATCAATGGCTTTATGTTGGGCTTGGAGTATGCCACCAACGGCACGATGCAAGTTGCTGGCCGCCCAATTGAAGTGATTGTCAAAGACGACGAAAACAACCCCGAACGCGCTCGTCAGTTGGCCCGCGAGTTGATTGAAAAAGATGGCGTGGAATTGCTGCAATGCTGTGCCTCAACTTCATCAGCCTTAACCGTGATTGAAATTGCCAAAGAAAACAACATCATTGCGATGATTGATCCGGCTGCTGGACCACAAATTACTGGCTCGAATTTCAATCGCTTCGTCTTCCGCACTGGCCGCAACACCTTGCAAGATGCCTTGACCGCAGGCCCGTATATGGTCGAGAACGTCGGCAAAGAGTTTGTGCAATTGGCTCCCGACACCGACTTTGGCAAAGGCTCAGCTGCTTCGTGGCGCTCGATCATCGAAGCCAACGGTGGCACCTTCGTCTCGGATGATGTGTTTATTCCTGCCGATACGACCGACTTTACCCCATATTTGCAAAAATTGCTCGATGCTGCCGACGAAAAACAGGCCAAAGTGTTGATGGTTACCTGGGCCGGAGCCAACTTCCCACGCTTGTTCCAGCAAATGCAAGAGCAAGGCGTGCTCGATAAATTAACCTTGGCCACCGGCTTTGGAGATAACGTGACCATGCCGATGGTCTATGCCGATGCAGTTGGCTCAGTTGGCATGATTGCCTACCACTACACCCTGCCCAAGAATGAAGTCAACGATTGGTTGGTTGAGCAACACAAAGCCAAATATGGCTCATACCCCGATCTCTTCACCGCTGGCGGCATGGCCTCAGGCATTGCAACCGTGCGCGGCTTAGAAGCAACCAAGGGCGATACCAACGCCGATGCCTTGATCGCGGCGCTTGAAGGTATGAGCTTTGAAGGGCCAAAAGGCACCTACACCTTCCGCAAAGAAGATCACCAAGCGCTCCAGCCGATGTACATGGTCAAATTGATCAGCATTACCGACCCAGATGCTAAGTTCTTTGAGTTACTGCAAGAACGCAGCGCAGAACAAACCGCCCCACCTGTGATGGTGACGGAGTAA
- a CDS encoding ABC transporter ATP-binding protein, whose product MPNVLLKTEHLSRSFGGLQAVRDVSIAVEEGSFHSVIGPNGAGKTTFFNMISGAIKPSSGKVFFAGNEITGLPLHRMIHLGIGRAYQITSLFPSLSVAENVRLAAQARGRDTFKFWQHSDRFERYHERAQAALKLVGLRGVEQVLASALPHGDKRKLELALLLASEPRLLLLDEPTAGMAANQVPELIEIIQQLRQSGQHTIILVEHRMDVVMSISDQITVMHGGSVLAEGTPQAIAADPRVQQAYLGELYDDVLTQPHEVAHDTNS is encoded by the coding sequence ATGCCAAACGTTTTGTTGAAAACTGAACATCTTTCACGTTCGTTTGGTGGTTTGCAGGCGGTGCGTGATGTAAGCATCGCAGTTGAAGAAGGTTCGTTTCACTCGGTTATTGGGCCAAATGGGGCGGGTAAAACGACCTTCTTCAACATGATTAGTGGCGCGATTAAGCCTAGCAGCGGCAAGGTGTTTTTTGCTGGTAACGAGATTACTGGCCTACCCTTGCACCGCATGATTCACCTTGGCATTGGCCGCGCCTACCAAATTACCAGTTTGTTTCCCTCGCTGAGCGTGGCCGAAAATGTGCGTTTGGCCGCCCAAGCGCGAGGCCGCGATACTTTTAAATTTTGGCAGCACAGCGATCGGTTCGAGCGTTATCACGAACGAGCACAGGCGGCGCTCAAGTTGGTAGGTTTGCGCGGGGTTGAGCAAGTGCTGGCTAGTGCTTTGCCGCACGGCGATAAACGTAAACTCGAATTAGCCCTGCTGCTCGCCAGTGAGCCTCGGCTATTGTTGCTCGATGAGCCAACCGCTGGTATGGCTGCCAACCAAGTGCCCGAATTGATCGAGATTATTCAGCAACTCCGCCAAAGCGGCCAACATACGATTATTCTGGTTGAGCATCGCATGGACGTGGTAATGAGCATTTCCGATCAAATAACGGTGATGCACGGTGGCAGTGTGCTGGCCGAAGGCACGCCCCAAGCGATTGCCGCCGATCCACGGGTGCAGCAAGCCTACCTCGGCGAATTGTATGATGATGTGTTAACCCAGCCTCACGAGGTCGCCCATGACACCAATTCTTGA
- a CDS encoding ABC transporter ATP-binding protein: MTPILEVEQLQTFIGQYHILHDVSLQAEQGSITAILGRNGAGKTTTLKSIMGLTPPQAGSIRFAGQHLNGLRTFSIAQLGIGYVPEHRAIFRDLTVTEHLILAERKRGDLRRRGDLIFSLFPDLQRLERLLGSQLSGGQQQMLAIARALVAETQLLLIDEPSEGLAPVIIEQMMRAITALSEHTTVVLVEQNFRMASAISQAYYMLDDGRTVDHGTMTALRGNPQLIQRYLGAA; this comes from the coding sequence ATGACACCAATTCTTGAAGTTGAGCAACTTCAGACCTTCATCGGTCAATATCATATTTTGCATGATGTCTCGTTGCAGGCCGAGCAAGGCTCAATTACCGCCATTCTTGGGCGCAACGGCGCTGGCAAAACCACCACACTCAAATCAATTATGGGCTTAACGCCACCGCAAGCAGGCTCAATTCGCTTTGCTGGGCAACACCTCAATGGCTTGCGCACCTTCAGCATTGCTCAACTGGGCATTGGCTATGTGCCAGAGCATCGCGCAATTTTCCGCGATTTGACCGTGACTGAGCATTTGATTTTGGCTGAGCGCAAGCGTGGCGATTTACGCCGACGGGGCGATTTGATCTTTAGCTTGTTTCCCGATTTGCAGCGGCTTGAGCGGTTGCTAGGCAGTCAGCTTTCGGGCGGTCAGCAACAAATGTTGGCGATTGCGCGGGCTTTGGTTGCCGAAACTCAATTGCTGTTGATCGATGAGCCTAGCGAAGGCCTTGCTCCAGTGATTATCGAACAGATGATGCGAGCAATTACTGCGCTGAGCGAACATACCACCGTGGTGTTGGTTGAACAAAACTTCCGCATGGCCAGCGCCATCAGCCAAGCCTACTATATGCTCGATGATGGCCGAACTGTTGATCATGGCACAATGACGGCGCTGCGGGGTAATCCCCAATTAATTCAGCGCTATCTTGGTGCTGCCTAA
- a CDS encoding branched-chain amino acid ABC transporter permease gives MAVAAPPTIQTKPLRARLAPLVIPAVFVLIFATVLMVAPASWPKLITGILLPGLTLAAIYFMISAGLSLIFGLMDVLNFAHGSLFMLGGYCAWTCNVWLDPTYAGHWPITIASGNLRFIIGLIVGTLVGAAVGSLIEISLIRPLYKRPIYQVLLTLGLVFVFDALVRTIPAWGSLSRAPIKPPMLTESLSLLGRRFPSYSLFLICLSVSLAVLIALVLRRSRIGLTIRAGVQDSAMVEAMGINVRRVFTGVFGFGSGLAALGGAVAASFIGVYPEMGLEYQLFAFIVVVIGGLGSYSGAAAGALLIGLARTFSDHLVLETGLPTAIASASTVLVMAVVLLLKPGGIFNKN, from the coding sequence ATGGCTGTTGCTGCTCCCCCGACAATTCAAACCAAACCTTTGCGCGCACGCTTAGCCCCACTGGTTATTCCAGCAGTTTTTGTGCTGATTTTCGCCACAGTGCTGATGGTTGCGCCTGCGAGTTGGCCCAAGCTGATTACTGGTATTTTGTTGCCAGGCCTGACCTTGGCCGCGATCTATTTTATGATCTCAGCGGGGTTATCGTTAATTTTCGGCTTGATGGATGTGCTGAATTTTGCCCATGGCTCGCTGTTTATGCTCGGTGGCTACTGCGCTTGGACCTGCAATGTCTGGCTTGATCCAACCTATGCTGGGCATTGGCCAATCACCATCGCCAGCGGCAATCTGCGCTTTATCATTGGCTTGATTGTTGGCACATTAGTGGGCGCAGCAGTTGGCAGCTTAATCGAAATCAGCCTAATTCGCCCACTTTACAAACGCCCAATTTACCAAGTCTTGCTAACTTTGGGCTTGGTGTTTGTGTTTGATGCCTTGGTGCGCACGATTCCGGCTTGGGGTTCACTCAGCCGTGCTCCAATCAAGCCGCCAATGTTGACCGAAAGCCTGAGCCTGCTCGGTCGCCGTTTTCCCAGCTATAGCCTGTTTTTGATCTGCCTAAGCGTTTCGTTGGCGGTGCTAATCGCCTTGGTGCTGCGCCGCTCACGGATTGGACTCACGATTCGGGCTGGGGTGCAAGATAGCGCCATGGTTGAGGCCATGGGCATCAATGTGCGGCGGGTCTTTACGGGCGTGTTTGGCTTTGGCAGTGGCTTGGCGGCTTTGGGCGGTGCGGTAGCAGCCTCGTTTATTGGGGTTTACCCCGAAATGGGCTTGGAATACCAGCTTTTTGCCTTTATCGTGGTCGTAATTGGCGGTTTGGGCAGCTATAGCGGAGCAGCCGCCGGCGCGTTGTTGATTGGGCTAGCTCGAACGTTCAGCGACCATTTAGTGCTGGAAACAGGCCTACCAACCGCGATCGCCTCGGCCTCAACCGTGCTGGTAATGGCGGTTGTGCTCTTGCTCAAGCCCGGCGGAATTTTTAATAAAAACTAG
- a CDS encoding alpha/beta hydrolase, whose translation MLNPPLLAGLTARVVQTPRLAMHVIERGDSSKQPIVLVHGNVSAARFWEELMLALPNDYYVIAPDMRSYGRSERLPLDATRGVRDFSDDLDSLLQTLNLRQPHLVGWSLGGNVVLQYALDYTANVRSLTLVAPGSPYGYGGTQGLDGQPNSPDYAGSGGGTANAAFVEALKNADRGDGPVSPRTIMNNFYFKPPFRSSREDLFVDEMLQTYCSPQNYPGDLVASANWPMVAPGTGGVNNALSPKYLNQSSFASIQPQPPVLWIRGDADQIVSDASMFDLCMLGQLGFVPGWPGAETHPAQPMVGQMRAVLENYAAHGGQYQETVLANCGHSPQIEQPSLFNTALLDFLTQV comes from the coding sequence ATGCTCAATCCACCATTGTTAGCTGGATTAACCGCCCGTGTTGTTCAAACGCCGCGCTTGGCGATGCATGTGATTGAGCGTGGCGATTCAAGCAAACAGCCAATTGTTTTAGTGCATGGTAATGTTTCAGCTGCCCGTTTTTGGGAAGAATTGATGCTGGCCTTGCCTAACGATTATTATGTGATTGCCCCTGATATGCGTAGCTATGGTCGCTCGGAGCGCTTGCCGCTTGATGCAACCCGTGGTGTCCGTGACTTCAGCGACGATCTCGATAGCCTGTTGCAAACCCTCAACCTGCGCCAACCGCACTTGGTTGGGTGGTCGTTAGGTGGTAATGTGGTGCTGCAATATGCCCTCGATTACACTGCGAATGTGCGTTCGTTGACCCTCGTTGCGCCTGGCTCGCCTTATGGTTATGGTGGCACCCAAGGCCTCGACGGCCAACCCAACAGCCCCGATTACGCTGGAAGCGGTGGTGGTACGGCCAATGCTGCCTTTGTCGAAGCGCTAAAAAATGCCGATCGTGGCGATGGCCCAGTTTCGCCGCGCACAATTATGAATAACTTCTACTTCAAACCACCGTTCCGCTCAAGCCGTGAAGATCTATTTGTCGATGAAATGCTTCAGACCTATTGCTCGCCCCAAAACTACCCTGGCGATTTGGTGGCTTCAGCTAATTGGCCGATGGTTGCCCCAGGTACAGGCGGCGTTAACAATGCGCTCTCGCCCAAATATCTCAACCAAAGCAGTTTTGCCAGCATTCAGCCCCAACCACCAGTGCTATGGATTCGCGGCGATGCTGATCAAATTGTCTCCGATGCGTCGATGTTTGATTTGTGTATGCTTGGGCAATTGGGCTTTGTACCAGGTTGGCCTGGCGCGGAAACTCATCCAGCCCAGCCAATGGTTGGCCAAATGCGGGCAGTGCTTGAAAACTATGCCGCTCACGGTGGCCAATATCAAGAAACCGTGCTGGCAAATTGTGGTCACTCGCCACAGATCGAACAGCCCAGCTTGTTCAATACGGCCTTACTCGATTTTCTGACTCAAGTTTAG
- a CDS encoding branched-chain amino acid ABC transporter permease, whose protein sequence is MQRLCPLLPLVAIGGLASLPFAFAADTTRFWQGVFIQIFILAIYALSYDLLMGYTGMISFGHALFFGAGGYTAAILLRQAEPPSMLIVIAAVIVVGATIGAAVGALSLRVSGVYFSMITLALAEIAFILFKADDPKLKPITGGEIGLQGIVVPTAIDATTYRLRFYFLTLACMVGLYYAARRLINSPTGRVFVAIRENEPRATALGYNTLHFKLLATAISSTIAALAGMLMVLYEKSASFEMLSVNLTIQALLMTIIGGIGTLIGPMLGAATIRLLDHGLKGEFMQALLPAWLRPDLVFGIVYVVLVLFFPAGLMGAIRKLRGKTSRSSVERLRQAMKPKAES, encoded by the coding sequence ATGCAGCGTTTGTGCCCATTACTGCCACTTGTGGCGATTGGCGGCCTTGCAAGCTTGCCATTTGCCTTTGCCGCCGATACTACCCGCTTTTGGCAAGGGGTTTTCATTCAGATTTTTATTCTGGCGATTTATGCCCTGAGCTACGATTTGCTGATGGGCTACACTGGCATGATTTCGTTTGGGCATGCGCTGTTTTTTGGCGCTGGTGGCTATACCGCCGCCATTTTGTTGCGCCAAGCCGAGCCGCCCTCGATGCTGATTGTAATTGCAGCGGTGATTGTGGTTGGCGCAACTATTGGGGCAGCCGTGGGCGCGTTGTCGCTACGGGTCAGCGGAGTTTATTTTTCGATGATCACCCTGGCGCTCGCCGAAATTGCCTTCATCCTGTTCAAAGCCGATGATCCCAAGCTCAAGCCAATTACGGGCGGCGAAATCGGCTTGCAAGGGATTGTCGTGCCAACAGCGATTGATGCCACGACCTATCGGCTGCGCTTCTACTTTTTGACCTTGGCTTGTATGGTTGGCCTGTATTATGCGGCGCGGCGCTTGATCAACTCGCCAACCGGGCGGGTATTTGTGGCAATTCGCGAGAACGAGCCACGCGCCACAGCCTTGGGCTATAACACCCTGCATTTCAAATTATTGGCAACTGCAATTTCTTCAACAATTGCTGCCTTGGCAGGGATGTTGATGGTGCTGTACGAAAAAAGTGCCAGCTTCGAGATGCTCAGCGTTAATCTCACGATTCAAGCCTTATTGATGACGATTATCGGCGGGATTGGCACGCTGATTGGGCCAATGCTCGGCGCTGCGACCATCCGCTTGCTTGATCATGGACTCAAAGGCGAATTTATGCAGGCACTTTTGCCAGCCTGGTTACGCCCCGACTTAGTATTTGGCATCGTGTATGTGGTGCTGGTGTTATTCTTCCCGGCTGGCTTGATGGGAGCAATTCGCAAGTTGCGCGGCAAAACCAGCCGTAGCTCAGTCGAACGTCTACGCCAAGCCATGAAACCAAAGGCTGAATCATGA
- a CDS encoding 3-oxoacyl-ACP synthase: MTYEFPPIGIAAIATYLPAAVETASQIALAANIPETVVIEKLGIRQKHLAEAHDTPSAMAAEAARKALALAELDPMDVDLIIYHGSEYKDYVVWSAAAKIQHLIGAKRAYAYEIYALCAGSPVAIKTARDQMRADPMLRNVLLVSAARENELIRYDNQKARFMFNFGAGASAMLLRRDYATNQVLESAVLVDGSFSENVVMRGGGARFPTSQATVEAGYHQLDVLQLEDMRDRLGLVSQPNFVQVIDQAVTRSGYRRSDIDFLALTHMKPSFHNGLLHDLGLRPDQAIYLDDYGHIQSVDQQLALDLAQQRGLLKAGDLVVLAGAGTGYTWAASAVRWG; encoded by the coding sequence ATGACCTACGAATTTCCACCAATTGGCATTGCTGCGATCGCGACCTATCTGCCAGCAGCCGTTGAGACTGCTAGCCAAATCGCCTTAGCCGCCAACATCCCCGAAACCGTGGTGATCGAAAAGCTAGGTATTCGCCAAAAACACTTGGCCGAAGCCCACGATACACCATCGGCCATGGCGGCTGAGGCTGCTCGTAAAGCCTTAGCGCTTGCCGAACTTGATCCCATGGATGTTGATTTGATCATTTATCACGGCAGCGAATACAAAGATTATGTAGTTTGGTCGGCGGCAGCCAAAATTCAACATCTGATTGGGGCTAAACGGGCGTATGCCTATGAAATTTATGCCTTATGCGCTGGCTCGCCAGTCGCCATCAAAACTGCCCGCGATCAAATGCGAGCCGACCCAATGCTGCGCAATGTGTTGTTGGTTTCGGCAGCCCGCGAGAATGAGCTTATACGTTATGACAACCAAAAAGCCCGCTTTATGTTCAACTTTGGGGCGGGTGCTTCGGCAATGCTGCTGCGTCGCGATTATGCCACCAACCAAGTGCTCGAATCGGCGGTGCTGGTCGATGGCTCGTTCAGCGAAAATGTGGTGATGCGCGGTGGTGGCGCTCGCTTCCCAACCAGCCAAGCTACGGTCGAAGCAGGCTACCATCAACTTGATGTCTTGCAGCTTGAAGATATGCGTGATCGCTTGGGTTTAGTTTCCCAACCCAATTTTGTCCAAGTGATCGATCAGGCTGTCACTCGTTCAGGCTATCGTCGCTCAGACATTGATTTTCTGGCGCTGACCCATATGAAGCCATCGTTTCACAACGGTTTATTGCACGATTTAGGGTTACGCCCCGATCAAGCGATCTACCTTGATGATTATGGTCATATTCAATCGGTTGATCAGCAATTGGCGCTCGATTTGGCTCAGCAACGTGGCTTGCTCAAAGCTGGCGATTTGGTGGTGTTGGCAGGTGCTGGCACTGGCTATACCTGGGCCGCGAGTGCCGTGCGGTGGGGGTAA